The Paenibacillus dendritiformis region GAAAAAGTGGAGTATTATAAGCCGGAAAAACCGAAGCATGAATATCCGATTTGTCCTCCTGCGCCAACGCTGCCGATTCCGGCCCCGCCGATTATGGAATGCCCGGAGCCTCCCGCTATTCTTCCATACATGGAAGAAAAGCCTAATCCATTTTATTCCTGCTGCCCTGAACCTTATGCACCGGTCAAAGAAATGGGTTGCGGCTGCGGAGAACCCCACTACCATCATCCATTTGCCCAGTATCCGGTACCGGCTGCGGAGGTTGTCGCTCCTTCGGCAGTGTCACCGATTTATGCGGGCTGTCCGCCTTGGCAGACGTCTCCTGTCATGCAACCGCCGCATGGTTGCGGAGGCGGTTATCCGCTGATGCCGTATTCGCATTCTTCGGCGCAGCCTGTATTTGTCTCTCCAGCCGCAGTGGCGGATCCGGCGCCGACCGATTGGTCGCCTTTCATGTCGGGTCATCATGAGATGGGGGAGTACGGGAAATGGCATTCGCATCACGGAATGGGCGGATACGAGGAATGGAATCCGCATCACGGAATGGGCGGACACGAGGAATGGAATCCGCATCACGGAACGGGCGGACACGAGGAATGGAATCCGCATCACGGAATGGGCGGATACGAGGAATGGAATCCGCATCACGGAACGACCGGACATGGGGAATGGCAGTCTCATACCGGCCATGTCTATCCGGGGATGTATCAGACCTATGTATCGCCGGAAGCGGGCTGGCATAATCCCGAACCATACTGGGGCATGCCTCATGGTTGGGAAAAAGGAAAGACATGCGTTCATCCGCGCGAAGAGGAACCCGAAGCGGAGACGGCAACTACTTCTTCTACCGAAACGGCTGGCGAGCCGGAAGAAAGAAACGAGAATACAGGCGATAAGGAGAAGAAAGTGACGATTCGCAACGCTTCCGGGAAAAAGAGCCCCCGCAGCACGCAGAAGGCGAAAGCTTCAAGCAGGAAGCAGCGTGCGCATGGTATGCCATGGATTAGCGGCTAAAGACTGCAACTTAACAGCAACAGGTAATATCCCCTGTTCAATGAAGAGATAGATGGCTGGATGTTACCTGTTGTTGTGATGTAAACCGATAAGCCAACTGGGACTGAACTTTCGCCAGATGTTCATTTTCAAGCTATCGTAGCGGGTGGAGAAAAATAATAGATTTAGGGGTTGCTTTTCTAGCAGGAGCGTGATATATTTATATTCCTGTCTTCGACAGAGCGGCATCAGCCGCATGAAGCGAAAAAAGATTTTAAAAAAATGCTTGACGCTGAATCGAAGACATGATATATTATAAAAGTCGCCGCTGAACGCGGTGAAGAAAAGAAAGCAACTTACTGATGAGGTTGGTTGCCGGATTGTTCTTTGAAAACTGAACAACGAGTGATGTTTGTGCAAGAGGTCAAATGACCTCGTCAGCAATAGAATGAGCAAGTCAAACTTAACTTTTATGGAGAGTTTGATCCTGGCTCAGGACGAACGCTGGCGGCGTGCCTAATACATGCAAGTCGAGCGGAGCGGATGGAGTGCTTGCACTCCTGATGTTTAGCGGCGGACGGGTGAGTAATACGTAGGTAACCTGCCCTTAAGACCGGGATAACTCACGGAAACGTGGGCTAATACCGGATAGGCGATTTCCTCGCATGAGGGAATCGGGAAAGGCGGAGCAATCTGCCACTTATGGATGGACCTACGGCGCATTAGCTAGTTGGTGGGGTAACGGCTCACCAAGGCGACGATGCGTAGCCGACCTGAGAGGGTGATCGGCCACACTGGGACTGAGACACGGCCCAGACTCCTACGGGAGGCAGCAGTAGGGAATCTTCCGCAATGGACGCAAGTCTGACGGAGCAACGCCGCGTGAGTGATGAAGGTTTTCGGATCGTAAAGCTCTGTTGCCAGGGAAGAACGCTATGGAGAGTAACTGTTCCATAGGTGACGGTACCTGAGAAGAAAGCCCCGGCTAACTACGTGCCAGCAGCCGCGGTAATACGTAGGGGGCAAGCGTTGTCCGGAATTATTGGGCGTAAAGCGCGCGCAGGCGGTCATGTAAGTCTGGTGTTTAAACCCGGGGCTCAACTCCGGGTCGCATCGGAAACTGTGTGACTTGAGTGCAGAAGAGGAAAGTGGAATTCCACGTGTAGCGGTGAAATGCGTAGAGATGTGGAGGAACACCAGTGGCGAAGGCGACTTTCTGGGCTGTAACTGACGCTGAGGCGCGAAAGCGTGGGGAGCAAACAGGATTAGATACCCTGGTAGTCCACGCCGTAAACGATGAATGCTAGGTGTTAGGGGTTTCGATACCCTTGGTGCCGAAGTTAACACATTAAGCATTCCGCCTGGGGAGTACGGTCGCAAGACTGAAACTCAAAGGAATTGACGGGGACCCGCACAAGCAGTGGAGTATGTGGTTTAATTCGAAGCAACGCGAAGAACCTTACCAGGTCTTGACATCCCTCTGACCGTCCTAGAGATAGGGCTTCCCTTCGGGGCAGAGGTGACAGGTGGTGCATGGTTGTCGTCAGCTCGTGTCGTGAGATGTTGGGTTAAGTCCCGCAACGAGCGCAACCCTTAACTTTAGTTGCCAGCATTGAGTTGGGCACTCTAGAGTGACTGCCGGTGACAAACCGGAGGAAGGTGGGGATGACGTCAAATCATCATGCCCCTTATGACCTGGGCTACACACGTACTACAATGGCTGGTACAACGGGAAGCGAAGCCGCGAGGTGGAGCGAATCCTAAAAAGCCAGTCTCAGTTCGGATTGCAGGCTGCAACTCGCCTGCATGAAGTCGGAATTGCTAGTAATCGCGGATCAGCATGCCGCGGTGAATACGTTCCCGGGTCTTGTACACACCGCCCGTCACACCACGAGAGTTTACAACACCCGAAGTCGGTGGGGTAACCGCAAGGAGCCAGCCGCCGAAGGTGGGGTAGATGATTGGGGTGAAGTCGTAACAAGGTAGCCGTATCGGAAGGTGCGGCTGGATCACCTCCTTTCTAAGGATTACGTCTCCTGCGACGGAGACATACAGGAAGCAATGCTTCCACACACAAACATCACTCGTTTTCAGTTTTGAAAGGACAATTCCTTTCACTTGTACCTTGAAAACTGAATCGCGAAAGTAAAGCTTAGAATCATCCTTATAAATAATGATGGTTTAAAAAGGCCACTTTTCAGCACCGAGAAGGTTGCGTGAAGCGGAAGAAAGAGGAGCGCAGTGTAGTCGAGACTACATGAGCACCGCATTTCGACGCTGAAGGCAAGAATCGATGCCGAGTGGCACCCTGAAATCCTTCGTGATCAAAAGGGGCTTTTTAAACTACCTTGCTAGGTTAAGCTAGTAAGAGCACACGGAGGATGCCTAGGCGCCAGGAGCCGACGAAGGACGTGGCGAACGACGAAATTGCCTCGGGGAGCTGTAAGCAAGCATCGATCCGGGGATGTCCGAATGGGGAAACCCGGCTGCTGTAATAGGCAGTCACTCACACCTGAATACATAGGGTGTGAAGAGGCATACGAGGGGAACTGAAACATCTAAGTACCCTCAGGAAGAGAAAACAATAGTGATTCCGTCAGTAGCGGCGAGCGAACGCGGAAGAGCCTAAACCGGAGAGCTTGCTCTCCGGGGTTGTGGGACGTCTCACATGGAGTCAGAAAGGTGTTTATTAGATGAAGAGGTCTGGAAAGGCCCGCCGTAGAAGGTAATAG contains the following coding sequences:
- a CDS encoding LysM peptidoglycan-binding domain-containing protein, yielding MKIHIVKNGESLYSISQKYGVPLEELIKMNPQLKDPNEIDVGMKIKVPSSSHPQTGHEIVHKHVVKEGDTLWKLSKAWGVPLQEMIEANPHLKNPNVLVIGQVVNIPKVSGMMPPSSDGMPMHHSKGEMTAPKPKAELTAPKPKAEITPPKAELTKPKPEVTAPKPEVKKPKVEITLPKYELEFEMEKVEYYKPEKPKHEYPICPPAPTLPIPAPPIMECPEPPAILPYMEEKPNPFYSCCPEPYAPVKEMGCGCGEPHYHHPFAQYPVPAAEVVAPSAVSPIYAGCPPWQTSPVMQPPHGCGGGYPLMPYSHSSAQPVFVSPAAVADPAPTDWSPFMSGHHEMGEYGKWHSHHGMGGYEEWNPHHGMGGHEEWNPHHGTGGHEEWNPHHGMGGYEEWNPHHGTTGHGEWQSHTGHVYPGMYQTYVSPEAGWHNPEPYWGMPHGWEKGKTCVHPREEEPEAETATTSSTETAGEPEERNENTGDKEKKVTIRNASGKKSPRSTQKAKASSRKQRAHGMPWISG